The Anaeromyxobacter sp. Fw109-5 genomic interval TGGGAGCCTCGGCGGGCCGATCATAGCCACGGGATCCGGGGGCGCCCCGCCCAACGTGTGGTCCGAGGTGGGCCGGGGCGAAATGGACAGCCGCGGATGGGTCGGTATCATGACCCACCGGAGCGCGCCCGCCATGAAGATCACGCCCCTCGACATCACCCAGAAGCAGTTCACCAAGGCGTTCCGCGGCTCCTCCCCGGAGGAGGTCGAGGCGTTCCTGGCGCTCGTGGCGGTCGAGTTCGAGGCCCTCGTGAAGGAGAACCTCGCCCTGCGCGAGGACAACCAGCGCAAGGCCGAGGACATCGCCGAGTTCAAGAGTCGCGAGCGCGTGCTCCAGGAGACGCTCGTCACCGCGCAGCGTGCCTCGGAGGAGATCCGCGAGTCGGCCCGCAAGGAGGCGGAGATCACGATCTCCGACGCGGAGCTCCAGGCGGAGAAGATCGTCCAGGGCGCGCACCAGCGCTTCCTGCGGATCGTGGACGACATCAACGAGCTGAAGCGCCAGCGGGTTCAGTTCGAGGCCAACGTCCGGACGCTCGCCGAGAGCCACCTCAAGCTCATCGAGGCGTTCCGCGAGCCCTCCCGCGAGGAGGCGGTGCAGTACATGCCCGCGCGGCGGAGGGCGACCGACGAGTAGTCGCCGTCTCGCCCTCGCCGCTCCTTCTACCGCTGCAGCGTCACCGCCCCCGTCGCCAGGTCGTACACCGCCGTCACGATCTCGAGCTTCCCCTCGGCGACCAGCTTCGCCAGGATCGGGCTCTCCTTCGTCAGCGACGCGGCGACCAGGCGCGCGTTCTCGGGGACCGCGGCGGTGGCGCACGCCTCCGCGGAGGCGGCCTTCACCGCCAGGACCGCGGGGCGGATCTCCTCGACGATCGCCGCCACGTGCCCCTCGGCGTGCCCTCCCGCGCACGTCGCGGCGACGGCGCCGCAGCCGGTGTGGCCGAGCACGACGACGACGGGCGTCCCCAGGTGTCCCGCCGCGTACTCGACGCTGCCGAGCGTGTCGTCCGAGGCCACGTTCCCGGCCACGCGCACCACGAACAGGTCGCCGATGCCCTGATCGAACAGGAGCTCGGGCGGCACGCGCGAGTCGGAGCACCCGAGCACCACGGCCTTGGGGTGCTGACCCCGGACGACCTCGGCGCGGCGCGCGGGCGTCGCGGTCACCAGCGTGAGCTTCCCGGCCACGTAGCGCGCGTTGCCGGCGGCGAGCTCCTTCAGGACCGCCTTCGGCGAGGGAGCGCCGCCGCTGGCGTGGGCCGGGGCGTGCGCGTCTGCGGCGTGGGCGGACGAGACGATCAGGACCGCGGCGAGCGCCGCGGCGATACGGGAGTGCATCGGTAGGTTCCTCGTTGGAGCCGCCGGGATGGCGGCTGCCGCGGACTCTACGCTCACCCGGCGAGCGCGAAATTGATCCCGCGCCGGGCGGCGGTCCCCGGGCGCGTTCAGGGATCGCGCGCCGTGGTCAGTGGGCCTCGGCCCAGCTGTGCCCCACCCCTACCTCGACGTCGAGGGGCACCTTGAGCTGGGCCGCGCCGCCCATCTCGCGGCGCACCAGCGCCTCGACCGGCGCGAGCTCGTCCTCGGGCACCTCCAGCACGAGCTCGTCGTGCACCTGGAGGAGCAGCCGCGCCCGGCGCGCGTCGCCGGCGAGCGCGTCGTGCACGCGGATCATCGCGACCTTCACGATGTCCGCCGCGGTCCCCTGGATCGGGGTGTTGATGGCGGTGCGCTCGGCCGCGTTGCGCAGCGCCGGGTTGCGCGCCGCGATCTCCGGCATCGCCCGCGCGCGCCCGAACAGCGTGCGCGACTCGCCCGTCGCGCGGGCGTCCTCCACCGCCTTCTCGACGTAGCGCCGCACCCCCGCGTAGCGGGCGAAGTAGCGATCGATGATCCCCTGCGCCTCGGCGCCCGGCAGGTCGAGCCGCTGCGACAGGCCGAACGCGGAGAGCCCGTAGGCGATGCCGAAGTTCAGCACCTTCGCGATCCGGCGCATGTCGGACGTCACCTCGCCGGTCGCGACGCCGAAGGTCTCGGCCGCCGTGCGCGTGTGCACGTCCTCGCGCAGGCGGAACGCCTCGAGCAGCGCCGGGTCATCCGAGTAGTGCGCGAGGATGCGGAGCTCGATCTGCGAGTAGTCCGCGGAGAGCAGCCGCCACCCCGGGGGCGCCACGAAGGCGGCTCGGATGCGGCGCGACAGCTCGGTGCGGACGGGGATGTTCTGGAGGTTCGGGTCCGAGGACGAGAGCCGCCCGGTGGCGGCCCCGGCCTGGTGGAACGTCGTGTGGATGCGGCCGTCGCGTGGATCGACGAGCTGCGGGAGCGCGTCCACGTAGGTGCCCTTCAGCTTCGCGAGCGCGCGGTGCTCGAGGACCAGCCGCGGCAGCTCGTGCTGCTCCGCGAGCTTCTCGAGGACGTCCTGATCGGTCGACGGGCCGGTCTTGAGCCGCTTCAGCACCGGCAGGGCCAGCTCGGTGAAGAGGACCTGCGCGAGCTCGCGCGTGGACGCGATGTTGAACGGGTGCCCCGCGGCCGCGTGGATCCTCGCCTCGAGGTCCTGCATGGTGCGCCCGAACTCGGCGCTCATGCCCTCCATCGCGGCGCGATCGACGAGGATCCCGGCCCGCTCCATCTCGCAGAGCACCGGCACGAGCGGCCGCTCCACGTCCCGGTAGAGCGGCAGGAGCCCCTCCGACTCGAGCGCCCGCTCGAGGGCCGGGGCGAGGTCGAGCAGCGACGCCGCGCACTGCGCCGCCCACTCTCCGACGCGCTCCACCTCGAGCCCCTCCACCGGGACGCGCTCGCTCTTCCTCGCGGCGTCGCCGCCGCTGGGGTCGCGCGGCAGCTCGCAGCCGATCCGCTCCCGCGCGACGTCGGCCAGGGCGTGCTCGCGCCTCGTGGGCAGCAGCAGGCGGCTCGCGAGGTCGGTGTCGGCGCCCGGCCCGCCCAGCGCGAGCCCGAGCTGCGCGAGGGCGTGCTGGACGCCCTTTCGGTCGTGGGCGTGCTTGGGCAGCTCGCCCGAGAGCAGCGGGCGGAGCGCGCCGGCCGCCTCCTCCGCGGAGAGCTGCGCCGGAGCGCCGAGGTACTGGTGGCGCAGCGGCAGGTAGAAGGCGCGCCCGCCGCCCGCGAGCGCGAGGCCCACCACCGGGTCGGTGCGCGGGGCCGGTCCACCGAGCACGGGGCGGACGCCGACGGCCGGCGCCGCGGAGAGCGCCGCGACCGCCGCGGCGAGCGCCCCCGCGTCCAGGATCAGCTCGGCGCGCTCCGTGCGCGGCGTGGGCGGCGGCGCGGGGAGGTCCTTCAGCAGGCGGGAGAACTCGAGCTCGGAGAAGAGCGCGCGCACGCGCGCCTCGTCCGGCCGCCGCCGCTCGAACTGGCCGGGCGCGAACGGCAGCACCAGGTCCCTGCGCAGCGACACGAGCTGCCGGTTCTTCCGGATGCGCTCCTCGCTCGCGACGATCTTCTCCTTCACCTTCTCGCCGCCGCGCGAGAGCGCCGCCTTGATCTCCTCCGGCCGGCGCAGCATCTCCTCCACCGTGCCGAAGTGGCGCACCAGCGCCGCCGCGGTCACCTCGCCGATGCCGGGGATCCCGGGGACGTTGTCGATCTTGTCCCCCAGGATGGCCATGTACTCGATCACCTGGTCCGGGCGGACGCCCAGCTTCTTCTCCACCTCCCCCGGCCCGGTCCACCCGCCGCGCCCGCTCGCCTCCGCCATCGGGTCGTAGAGGGACAGCCTCTCGTCCACGAGCTGGCCGAAGTCCTTGTCGCCGGTGACCACGACGACCTCCCAGCCCTGCTCGCGGGCGCGGCTGGCCAGCGTCGCGATGACGTCGTCGGCCTCGACGCCGGGCTCCTCGATGCGCGGCACGGCCAGGGCGTCCGCGACCTCGCGCACCAGCGGGAACTGCACCTGCAGGTCGTCGGGAGCCTCGGGGCGGTTCGCCTTGTAGGCGGGGTCGATCTCGTTCCTGAAGCTCTTGCGCCCGGCGTCCATCACGAGCACGACGTGCGTCGGCGCGTGCTCGCGCAGCGCCTTGAGGAGCATCGTGGTGAACCCGTAGACGGCGTTCGTGGGGGTGCCGCGCGTCGTCGAGAGGTGCGGGATCGCGTGGTAGGCGCGGAAGACGAAACCCGAGCCGTCGATGAGCGTCAGGGTGGGCATGCGGCCGGGAACGATAGCCCCGCGCGGCGGCGGCGGCAGCGGGAAAACGCGGCTCGCGAGCGCGCTCGCGCCGCCCGGCCCCGCGTCGGCAGGGGACCCCGACCGGGCGATCGGCGGGGAACGGCCCGAGGCCTCAACGCAGCGTGCAGCGCAGCCGCTCCGCGCACACGAAGTACTCGTCGCCGTCCTCGACGCGGCGCCGGGTGATGCGCTCGCGCTGGAACCACGTGCCGTTCGACGAGCCGAGGTCCTCGATGAGCCAGCCGGCGCCGTCCCGCACGATGGCGGCGTGCTCGCGCGACACCTTGGCGCTGTCGACGACCAGGTCGCAGTGGCGGCCGCGGCCGATGATGAAGCGACCCTTCGCCACCGGGACCTCGGCGCCGTCGTCGCGCAAGAGGACGAGCGCGGCCTCCGCCGCGACGGCGGGCGCCGCCCCGACGGCCGCCGGGACCGGCGGGGGCGCGCGCATCTCGCGCTCGAGCCGCGCCGCCGCGTCGAGCACCTGCTCGGCGACCGCGGCCCGCTCCGCGAGCGGCGGCACCGCGGCCGGCTCCGTGGTCGCGGGGGCCCGGGCGTGCGATCCGACGCTCCCGGGGACGAGGTAGCCGTTCAGCCGCGCGAAGACGTGGAGCGCCTGGTTCGCGAGCGCCTCGCGATCCGAGCCCATCTCCTCGGCCATCCGCTCGAGCGCCTCCCAGAGGTGGTCGGAGATGGCGAGCTGACGGACGGACTTCATACGCGCACCTCCCCGCTCGGGCGGCGCGGCGTCGCGCGCGCCGCCGCGGTCACCGGATCACCTTCGAGACGTTCACGGCCTCGCTGGGGCTGAAGTCGAGCACGAAGTCGTTCGGGTAGGGAACGAGGAAGCGGTATCCGTCCGCCGCCTTCCCGGGGAGCGCGCTCCGATCGAAGGTCGAGACGCCGAGCGGGAGGATCGCGGCCGTCGAGGTGCTCGAGGTGCTCGGCACGCGCGAGCTGGGGGCCAGCCCGCCGCGCGTCGACACGCTGAGCGCCATCCCACGCAGCTGGCTCCAGAGCGACTGGTTCCCGGCGGGGAGCAGGTCGCCCTCCGCCTCCGAGCCGTCGTAGCCCACCTTGAACGCGATGACGGGACCGTTCGCGCGCGGGAAGGGGTAGAGCTCCTCGGGCCAGTTGTCGCGGCAGTCCTGCTCGATGGCCGTCGCGGCGTCGCTGCACTGATCGGAGACGTGGTAGATGCGGCGCGCCTTGCGCGCGAGCACGAGCCGCTCGCAGGTGAGCCGGCAGGCGTCGTCGCAGGCGCGGAACTCGGCGGGCGCGGTCCGCCAGTCGGCGGGCCAGGGCAACAGCGGA includes:
- the polA gene encoding DNA polymerase I, producing MPTLTLIDGSGFVFRAYHAIPHLSTTRGTPTNAVYGFTTMLLKALREHAPTHVVLVMDAGRKSFRNEIDPAYKANRPEAPDDLQVQFPLVREVADALAVPRIEEPGVEADDVIATLASRAREQGWEVVVVTGDKDFGQLVDERLSLYDPMAEASGRGGWTGPGEVEKKLGVRPDQVIEYMAILGDKIDNVPGIPGIGEVTAAALVRHFGTVEEMLRRPEEIKAALSRGGEKVKEKIVASEERIRKNRQLVSLRRDLVLPFAPGQFERRRPDEARVRALFSELEFSRLLKDLPAPPPTPRTERAELILDAGALAAAVAALSAAPAVGVRPVLGGPAPRTDPVVGLALAGGGRAFYLPLRHQYLGAPAQLSAEEAAGALRPLLSGELPKHAHDRKGVQHALAQLGLALGGPGADTDLASRLLLPTRREHALADVARERIGCELPRDPSGGDAARKSERVPVEGLEVERVGEWAAQCAASLLDLAPALERALESEGLLPLYRDVERPLVPVLCEMERAGILVDRAAMEGMSAEFGRTMQDLEARIHAAAGHPFNIASTRELAQVLFTELALPVLKRLKTGPSTDQDVLEKLAEQHELPRLVLEHRALAKLKGTYVDALPQLVDPRDGRIHTTFHQAGAATGRLSSSDPNLQNIPVRTELSRRIRAAFVAPPGWRLLSADYSQIELRILAHYSDDPALLEAFRLREDVHTRTAAETFGVATGEVTSDMRRIAKVLNFGIAYGLSAFGLSQRLDLPGAEAQGIIDRYFARYAGVRRYVEKAVEDARATGESRTLFGRARAMPEIAARNPALRNAAERTAINTPIQGTAADIVKVAMIRVHDALAGDARRARLLLQVHDELVLEVPEDELAPVEALVRREMGGAAQLKVPLDVEVGVGHSWAEAH
- a CDS encoding DivIVA domain-containing protein, whose product is MKITPLDITQKQFTKAFRGSSPEEVEAFLALVAVEFEALVKENLALREDNQRKAEDIAEFKSRERVLQETLVTAQRASEEIRESARKEAEITISDAELQAEKIVQGAHQRFLRIVDDINELKRQRVQFEANVRTLAESHLKLIEAFREPSREEAVQYMPARRRATDE
- a CDS encoding FHA domain-containing protein — translated: MKSVRQLAISDHLWEALERMAEEMGSDREALANQALHVFARLNGYLVPGSVGSHARAPATTEPAAVPPLAERAAVAEQVLDAAARLEREMRAPPPVPAAVGAAPAVAAEAALVLLRDDGAEVPVAKGRFIIGRGRHCDLVVDSAKVSREHAAIVRDGAGWLIEDLGSSNGTWFQRERITRRRVEDGDEYFVCAERLRCTLR
- a CDS encoding carbonic anhydrase translates to MHSRIAAALAAVLIVSSAHAADAHAPAHASGGAPSPKAVLKELAAGNARYVAGKLTLVTATPARRAEVVRGQHPKAVVLGCSDSRVPPELLFDQGIGDLFVVRVAGNVASDDTLGSVEYAAGHLGTPVVVVLGHTGCGAVAATCAGGHAEGHVAAIVEEIRPAVLAVKAASAEACATAAVPENARLVAASLTKESPILAKLVAEGKLEIVTAVYDLATGAVTLQR